A genome region from Microbacterium terricola includes the following:
- a CDS encoding ABC transporter permease, producing the protein MGGGRQHYRIIGQRAVQIPLVLLVVSVLVFWLVQVVPGDPGRNALGPYATLDQVQAWNAERGLDGPLVARYLAWLGGFATGDWGTSLVYGDPVVGLVLERLLNSFALGLFAFAILVPVALGLGVLQARTEGSRTDRALTVLLMSLASVPEFVVGVVLLIVFALLLPVLPIQSGAGVGEGFLPQLRAMTLPAITLALGYVSVVARMTRTGVVETTGSQFYRTAVVKGVRGPALFGGHVARNALIPTVSLLGVYLGALLGGSAVVETLFGYPGLGELLVTATQEKDIFVLEAGVMITGLVALTALLLTDIAFTLIDPRVRYARKD; encoded by the coding sequence ATGGGAGGCGGCCGGCAGCACTACCGGATCATCGGCCAGCGGGCCGTGCAGATTCCGCTGGTGCTGCTGGTCGTCTCCGTGCTCGTGTTCTGGCTGGTGCAGGTGGTGCCGGGCGACCCTGGTCGCAACGCACTCGGTCCGTACGCGACGCTCGATCAGGTGCAGGCGTGGAACGCCGAGCGCGGGCTGGACGGGCCGCTGGTGGCCCGCTACCTCGCCTGGCTCGGCGGGTTCGCCACCGGCGACTGGGGCACGAGCCTGGTCTACGGGGATCCGGTGGTCGGGCTCGTGCTCGAGCGGCTGCTCAACTCGTTCGCGCTCGGACTCTTCGCGTTCGCGATCCTCGTGCCGGTGGCGCTCGGCCTCGGGGTGCTCCAGGCGCGCACCGAGGGATCCCGCACCGACAGGGCGCTGACCGTCCTGCTCATGTCGCTCGCCTCGGTGCCCGAGTTCGTTGTCGGGGTGGTGCTGCTCATCGTGTTCGCGCTGCTGCTGCCGGTGCTGCCGATCCAGTCGGGTGCGGGCGTCGGCGAGGGGTTCCTGCCGCAGCTGCGCGCGATGACCCTTCCGGCGATCACCCTCGCCCTCGGCTACGTGTCGGTGGTCGCGCGGATGACGCGGACCGGCGTCGTCGAGACGACCGGCTCGCAGTTCTACCGGACCGCCGTCGTGAAGGGCGTGCGCGGCCCCGCCCTGTTCGGCGGGCACGTCGCCCGCAACGCGCTCATCCCCACCGTGTCGCTGCTCGGCGTGTATCTGGGCGCACTCCTGGGCGGGAGCGCCGTCGTCGAGACGCTGTTCGGCTACCCGGGGCTCGGGGAGCTGCTGGTGACGGCGACGCAGGAGAAGGACATCTTCGTGCTCGAGGCCGGTGTCATGATCACCGGGCTCGTCGCCCTGACGGCGCTGCTGCTCACCGACATCGCCTTCACGCTCAT
- a CDS encoding ABC transporter substrate-binding protein, protein MTSTRFSPGARAAVAALAVGAVTVALAGCATGTDTTNTAANSDADAVYRIPITDPGSEIDPLTVADYNAQLISGLVTEPLVSLDADGALNPRLATAWEASEDGLTWTVTLREGALFNDGSPVTSADVVATFEAITGEDSLSAGRSAFEGILDSVAADGDGTVVFTLARAFSDFPLLLTGTNTGILPADYEPGTWLDNPVGAGQFLLEDYTVGEGATYVKNPDYWDADDILVDGVELKIYDDSQASLLAFQAGEIDRIALTSDVAAAVDESQYQVISSGYNKFDGIFLNVEAAPFDDPAVREALAWAIDRQGLIDNVYEGNADIANDVTFFPDYELQPAGLEQREQDLDKVAELLDGRTVSFTITTDNQLYGEVLQQQLNAVPGFEVDLDVLTGEQYYADGDATPWLNAPLTITNWAKRAPSQYISLIYTADAAWNASHYANPEIEQLGQSFDATTDEAERQGLADDIAAIQWSDLPVIIPTFAKGSVLQSTRIEGEFAGDLDFDTGYSFAGVSISE, encoded by the coding sequence ATGACCAGCACCCGATTCAGTCCGGGAGCGCGCGCCGCCGTCGCGGCGCTCGCCGTCGGCGCCGTCACCGTCGCGCTCGCCGGCTGCGCGACCGGCACCGACACCACGAACACCGCGGCGAACAGCGACGCCGACGCCGTCTACCGCATCCCGATCACCGACCCCGGGTCCGAGATCGACCCGCTGACCGTCGCCGACTACAACGCCCAGCTCATCAGCGGCCTGGTCACCGAGCCGCTCGTGAGCCTCGACGCCGACGGGGCGCTGAACCCGCGCCTGGCGACGGCCTGGGAGGCGTCGGAGGACGGCCTCACCTGGACGGTGACGCTCCGCGAGGGCGCGCTGTTCAACGACGGCTCGCCGGTCACGTCGGCCGACGTGGTCGCGACGTTCGAGGCGATCACCGGCGAGGACAGCCTGTCGGCGGGTCGGAGCGCCTTCGAGGGCATCCTCGACTCGGTCGCCGCGGACGGCGACGGCACGGTGGTCTTCACGCTGGCCCGGGCGTTCTCGGACTTCCCGCTGCTGCTCACCGGCACGAACACGGGCATCCTTCCGGCGGACTACGAACCAGGCACGTGGCTGGACAACCCCGTGGGCGCCGGCCAGTTCCTCCTCGAGGACTACACCGTCGGCGAGGGCGCCACCTACGTGAAGAACCCCGACTACTGGGATGCCGACGACATCCTCGTGGACGGCGTCGAGCTGAAGATCTACGACGACTCGCAGGCGTCGCTGCTCGCCTTCCAGGCCGGCGAGATCGACCGCATCGCGCTCACGTCGGATGTCGCCGCCGCCGTCGACGAGTCGCAGTACCAGGTGATCTCGTCCGGCTACAACAAGTTCGACGGCATCTTCCTGAACGTCGAAGCCGCGCCGTTCGACGATCCGGCCGTCCGGGAGGCGCTCGCGTGGGCGATCGACCGACAGGGGCTCATCGACAACGTGTACGAGGGCAACGCCGACATCGCCAACGACGTCACGTTCTTCCCCGACTACGAGCTGCAGCCGGCGGGGCTGGAGCAGCGCGAGCAGGATCTCGACAAGGTCGCCGAGCTGCTCGACGGCCGCACCGTCTCGTTCACGATCACGACGGACAACCAGCTGTACGGCGAGGTGCTGCAGCAGCAGCTCAACGCCGTCCCCGGCTTCGAGGTCGACCTCGACGTGCTGACGGGCGAGCAGTACTACGCCGACGGCGATGCCACCCCGTGGCTGAACGCGCCGCTCACCATCACGAACTGGGCCAAGCGCGCTCCGTCGCAGTACATCTCGCTGATCTACACGGCGGATGCGGCGTGGAACGCCTCGCACTACGCGAACCCGGAGATCGAGCAGCTCGGCCAGAGCTTCGACGCCACCACCGACGAGGCAGAGCGCCAGGGCCTGGCCGATGACATCGCGGCGATCCAGTGGTCCGACCTGCCGGTGATCATCCCGACCTTCGCGAAGGGCAGCGTGCTGCAGAGCACGCGGATCGAGGGCGAGTTCGCCGGCGACCTCGACTTCGACACCGGGTACTCGTTCGCGGGCGTCTCGATCTCGGAGTGA
- a CDS encoding DUF427 domain-containing protein: MAAMTEILTAPTAPATGRTVPVRPVSSPALVRRDPPPPATWTWEPSQRWLRGYAAGPGGEVAVVDSRRPILVWEPGAKVPEYGFPAADVRTDLLVPGEAPREAYYRPKTPARRWFDLQLEERRIPAVAWVWDHDGLDGFFGVTWYPGVLDRWTEEDERVFAHPRDPHSRVDTLRSSRRIVVRDGDRVLADSVASVIVYETGLPPRYYLPREDVVSGELESVDRWSECPYKGEATEYWATVGDPEREIAWSYPDPLEAVSALAGRVAFYSERVTVEVDGVQAGRSQPARDAV, encoded by the coding sequence ATGGCCGCCATGACCGAGATCCTGACTGCACCCACCGCACCCGCCACGGGCCGGACCGTTCCGGTCCGGCCCGTCTCGTCGCCGGCCCTCGTGCGCCGCGACCCTCCGCCGCCCGCCACCTGGACGTGGGAGCCCAGCCAGCGGTGGCTGCGCGGGTATGCCGCGGGCCCGGGCGGGGAGGTCGCCGTGGTCGACAGCCGCCGGCCGATCCTGGTGTGGGAGCCGGGCGCGAAGGTGCCCGAGTACGGGTTCCCCGCCGCCGATGTGCGCACCGACCTGCTGGTGCCGGGCGAGGCGCCCCGCGAGGCCTACTACCGGCCCAAGACGCCCGCCCGCCGCTGGTTCGATCTGCAGCTCGAAGAACGCCGCATCCCCGCGGTCGCCTGGGTGTGGGACCACGACGGCCTGGACGGCTTCTTCGGGGTCACCTGGTATCCCGGTGTGCTCGACCGCTGGACCGAGGAGGACGAGAGGGTGTTCGCGCACCCCCGCGACCCGCACAGCCGCGTCGACACGCTCCGCTCGAGCCGTCGCATCGTGGTGCGCGACGGCGACAGGGTGCTCGCCGACTCCGTCGCCAGCGTGATCGTCTACGAGACCGGGCTGCCGCCCCGCTATTATCTGCCGCGCGAGGACGTGGTGTCGGGTGAGCTGGAGAGCGTCGACCGCTGGAGCGAGTGCCCCTACAAGGGGGAGGCGACCGAATACTGGGCGACGGTCGGCGACCCCGAACGCGAGATCGCGTGGTCGTACCCCGACCCGCTCGAGGCGGTGAGCGCGCTCGCCGGGCGGGTCGCCTTCTACTCCGAGCGCGTGACGGTCGAGGTCGACGGCGTCCAGGCCGGACGATCGCAGCCCGCGCGTGACGCCGTGTGA
- a CDS encoding LLM class flavin-dependent oxidoreductase, translated as MSFTSAPAVQALRIGLFAHLAEHRAAVEQTYLDFLELFEFGERVGVESAWVRQFHLAKPAAGRFGGLPSPFVFLGVLAGRTTTLRLGTAAVTLPLELPLRVAEDAAVLDALSGGRVELGLANGGQPDLVSRLGLPAAEDPVARRRSYLDKVDEVAAALRGEAITADGEVIVPARPGLADRIWQATLTERSAFEAGQRGEGVLIGTTQVVPAEVSAAAYHRGLADGVPPRLGLSTWIFPGRDRDEALRRAEHGLRAKWEWAKDFLPRADSVAQIAERLNLHYGSPADIAASISGHPAFGHTTQLQLQLDGLYRNLDEQKEALGLFTSQVAPELGWAREAVAA; from the coding sequence ATGTCCTTTACATCCGCGCCCGCAGTGCAGGCGCTGCGCATCGGCCTGTTCGCGCACCTCGCCGAGCACCGCGCCGCCGTCGAGCAGACCTACCTCGACTTCCTCGAGCTGTTCGAGTTCGGCGAGCGGGTCGGCGTGGAATCCGCCTGGGTGCGCCAGTTCCACCTCGCCAAGCCGGCGGCCGGCCGATTCGGCGGCCTGCCGTCGCCGTTCGTCTTCCTCGGCGTGCTCGCCGGGCGCACGACCACGCTGCGCCTGGGCACCGCGGCCGTGACCCTCCCGCTGGAGCTGCCGCTGCGGGTGGCGGAGGATGCGGCCGTGCTCGATGCGCTGAGCGGCGGCCGGGTCGAGCTGGGCCTCGCGAACGGCGGGCAGCCCGATCTCGTCTCGCGGCTCGGCCTGCCCGCCGCGGAGGACCCCGTCGCCCGGCGCCGCAGCTATCTGGACAAGGTCGACGAGGTCGCCGCCGCGCTCCGCGGCGAGGCCATCACCGCCGACGGCGAGGTCATCGTGCCGGCGCGCCCTGGGCTCGCCGACCGGATCTGGCAGGCCACCCTCACCGAGCGCAGCGCGTTCGAGGCGGGCCAGCGCGGCGAGGGCGTGCTGATCGGCACCACCCAGGTCGTGCCGGCCGAGGTGTCGGCCGCGGCCTACCACCGGGGGCTCGCCGACGGGGTCCCGCCCCGCCTCGGCCTGTCGACCTGGATCTTCCCCGGCCGCGACCGCGACGAGGCGCTGCGTCGCGCCGAACACGGCCTTCGCGCCAAGTGGGAGTGGGCGAAGGACTTCCTCCCCCGCGCCGACTCCGTCGCCCAGATCGCCGAGCGCCTCAACCTGCACTACGGCAGCCCGGCCGACATCGCCGCATCCATCTCCGGCCATCCCGCGTTCGGCCACACGACGCAGCTGCAGCTGCAGCTGGACGGTCTGTACCGGAACCTCGACGAGCAGAAGGAGGCGCTGGGGCTGTTCACCTCCCAGGTCGCCCCCGAGCTGGGCTGGGCGCGTGAGGCGGTGGCAGCATGA
- a CDS encoding LLM class flavin-dependent oxidoreductase translates to MTRTPLIFAAGVFYPGGEHITGWRSPAAEPTAYLDIDYYTRFAQTAEAGRFATLFLADELYVWDRFRSGIDHGVNVRLEPFTLLSALSQVTSRIGLAATVSTTYNEPYHAARKLASLDHLSAGRAAWNLVTSASDEEARNFGREAHLEHATRYRRGAEFVEVVNGLWDSWDDDAFVFDKRSGRFADRSKLHVLDHRGDHFAVRGPLNIPRPVQGHPPLFQAGASEAGRDLAGRTADAVFTLGGGDLAGGRAQYDDYKRRAVAAGRTGDDLSVLPWFSPIIGATAAEAEERFRELARLTPDRVQVDLLSHYLGHDLGDRDLDGPFDFEFDLDSFNQSKSGYAAIQSLSAQGSFTIRELAWEVLRRRFTLGTPDTLAAHLIEQYEQRAADGFILMAPTLPDTLEAFVGEIVPRLTDHGIYPAEYEGDTLRDHLGLARPRGRYAA, encoded by the coding sequence ATGACCCGCACACCGCTCATCTTCGCCGCCGGCGTCTTCTACCCGGGCGGCGAGCACATCACCGGCTGGCGATCGCCCGCGGCGGAGCCGACCGCGTACCTCGACATCGACTACTACACCCGGTTCGCGCAGACGGCGGAGGCCGGGCGGTTCGCGACGCTGTTCCTCGCCGACGAGCTGTACGTGTGGGACCGCTTCCGATCGGGCATCGACCACGGCGTCAACGTCCGGCTCGAGCCGTTCACCCTGTTGAGCGCACTGTCGCAGGTCACCTCGCGGATCGGGCTCGCCGCGACGGTGTCGACGACCTACAACGAGCCGTACCACGCGGCCCGCAAGCTCGCCTCGCTCGACCACCTCAGCGCCGGCCGCGCCGCCTGGAACCTGGTGACGAGCGCGAGCGACGAGGAGGCCCGCAACTTCGGCCGCGAGGCGCACCTCGAGCACGCCACCCGCTACCGTCGGGGCGCCGAGTTCGTCGAGGTCGTCAACGGCCTGTGGGACAGCTGGGACGACGACGCCTTCGTCTTCGACAAGCGCTCCGGCCGGTTCGCCGACCGCTCGAAGCTGCACGTCCTCGACCACCGCGGCGACCACTTCGCGGTGCGCGGGCCCCTCAACATCCCGCGCCCCGTGCAGGGGCACCCTCCCCTGTTCCAGGCCGGCGCGTCTGAGGCGGGCCGCGACCTCGCCGGACGCACCGCCGACGCGGTGTTCACGCTCGGCGGCGGCGACCTCGCCGGGGGCAGGGCGCAGTACGACGACTACAAGCGCCGCGCGGTCGCCGCGGGGCGCACCGGCGACGACCTGTCCGTGCTGCCGTGGTTCTCGCCGATCATCGGCGCGACCGCGGCCGAGGCGGAGGAGCGCTTCCGCGAGCTCGCCCGGCTGACGCCCGACCGCGTGCAGGTCGACCTGCTCTCGCACTACCTGGGCCATGACCTCGGCGACCGCGACCTCGACGGGCCGTTCGACTTCGAGTTCGACCTGGACTCGTTCAACCAGTCCAAGTCGGGCTACGCGGCGATCCAGTCGCTGAGCGCGCAAGGGTCGTTCACCATCCGCGAGCTGGCGTGGGAGGTGCTGCGCCGCAGGTTCACGCTCGGCACGCCCGACACCCTCGCCGCCCACCTCATCGAGCAGTACGAGCAGCGCGCGGCCGACGGCTTCATCCTGATGGCGCCGACGCTGCCCGACACGCTCGAGGCGTTCGTGGGCGAGATCGTCCCCCGCCTCACCGACCACGGCATCTACCCCGCCGAGTACGAGGGAGACACCCTGCGCGATCATCTGGGGCTCGCGCGACCGAGAGGAAGGTACGCGGCATGA
- a CDS encoding NtaA/DmoA family FMN-dependent monooxygenase (This protein belongs to a clade of FMN-dependent monooxygenases, within a broader family of flavin-dependent oxidoreductases, the luciferase-like monooxygenase (LMM) family, some of whose members use coenzyme F420 rather than FMN.) — MSRRLLLGAFLFHPGGSHVSGWRHESAEPHRHVDIDYYAGFAQTAERGVFDTIFLADGLYFWDRFASGVDHYGQTRLEPLTLLSALAVRTSRIGLAATVSTSYNEPYHVARALASLDHISRGRAAWNLVTSRYDEEARNFGGDAHLDHALRYERGAEFVRVVQQLWDSWADDAILADRESGLFADASRLYTPDHRGDHFTVRGPLNVTRPPQGYPVLFQAGGSAAGQDLAAATADAVFARALPIDAARAFYAGLKARVVAAGREADDVSILPSLRPVVAETDAAARRLAEEILASTPDAIIVEDVAHSIGQPLSADPDAPIDFAPSVDIANESQSPNRRVARLVAGERLTPRELYAEEFWESVAVGSPTAIADEIEERFATRAADGFIVQALTQPLGFEQFVDLVVPELQRRGLTRTAYEETTLRERLGIARPARGVWAEPAGALA; from the coding sequence ATGAGCCGTCGACTGCTGCTGGGGGCGTTCCTGTTCCACCCGGGCGGATCGCACGTGTCGGGCTGGCGCCACGAGAGCGCCGAGCCGCACCGCCACGTCGACATCGACTACTACGCCGGGTTCGCGCAGACCGCCGAGCGGGGAGTCTTCGACACGATCTTCCTGGCCGACGGCCTCTACTTCTGGGACCGGTTCGCCTCCGGCGTCGACCACTACGGGCAGACCCGCCTCGAGCCGCTCACCCTGCTGTCGGCCCTCGCCGTGCGCACGTCCCGCATCGGGCTGGCGGCGACCGTCTCCACGAGCTACAACGAGCCCTACCACGTGGCCCGCGCGCTCGCCTCGCTCGACCACATCAGCCGGGGCCGCGCGGCATGGAACCTGGTGACCTCCCGCTACGACGAGGAGGCTCGCAACTTCGGCGGCGACGCGCACCTCGACCACGCCCTGCGCTACGAGCGCGGCGCCGAGTTCGTGCGCGTCGTGCAGCAGCTGTGGGACAGCTGGGCCGACGACGCGATCCTCGCCGATCGCGAGAGCGGGCTCTTCGCCGACGCGAGCCGCCTGTACACGCCCGACCACCGCGGCGACCACTTCACCGTGCGCGGCCCGCTGAACGTGACGCGCCCGCCGCAGGGCTACCCCGTCCTGTTCCAGGCGGGCGGATCGGCCGCCGGCCAGGATCTGGCCGCCGCCACCGCCGACGCCGTGTTCGCCCGTGCGCTGCCGATCGACGCCGCCCGCGCCTTCTACGCCGGGCTCAAGGCGCGCGTCGTCGCGGCCGGCCGTGAGGCGGACGACGTCTCGATCCTCCCGTCGCTGCGCCCCGTCGTGGCGGAGACGGATGCTGCCGCCCGGCGCCTCGCGGAGGAGATCCTCGCCTCGACGCCCGACGCGATCATCGTCGAGGACGTCGCGCATTCGATCGGCCAGCCCCTCTCGGCGGACCCGGACGCACCGATCGACTTCGCGCCGAGCGTCGACATCGCCAACGAGTCGCAGTCGCCCAACCGCCGCGTGGCGCGCCTCGTAGCCGGCGAGCGGCTGACGCCCCGCGAGCTGTATGCGGAGGAGTTCTGGGAGTCGGTCGCGGTGGGGTCGCCGACCGCCATCGCCGACGAGATCGAGGAGCGCTTCGCGACCAGGGCGGCCGACGGCTTCATCGTGCAGGCGCTCACGCAGCCGCTCGGATTCGAGCAGTTCGTCGACCTGGTCGTGCCCGAGCTGCAGCGCCGCGGACTCACCCGCACCGCCTACGAGGAGACCACGCTGCGTGAGCGACTCGGCATCGCGCGCCCGGCGCGCGGGGTCTGGGCAGAGCCGGCGGGGGCGCTCGCATGA
- a CDS encoding O-acetylhomoserine aminocarboxypropyltransferase/cysteine synthase family protein, protein MTDPQWGFATRQVHAGLDDTDPHRPRATPIHLTAGFVFDDFDQGHARFTGTDDGYSYSRVGNPTVAAAERRIADLEGGIGGLLVASGQAATSTAVLGLVSSGEHILSSSSIYEGTRELFRDDLARLGIASDFVEDHNDLAAWEGGIRPSTRALFAESIPNPKNDVLDVRALADLAHRHGIPLIIDNTLATPYLLRPLEHGADIVVHSASKFLAGHGTVLGGVIVDGGRFEWQPDRYPQLARDRGHDGRTVVERAGRFALLEYARRVAMRYGPVPSPLNAFLIQQGVETLSLRVQRQSSTALRIAEWLAEQPAVESVDYSGLPTSPHHALAQRYLPRGQGSVFSFTVQGGREGARTFTDALRLFTRMTHLGDTRSLVLHPATTTHHLRTDDELAARGIGQGLLRLSIGIEEPEDLIADLDQALAAVAAEELLTRAGLT, encoded by the coding sequence ATGACCGACCCGCAGTGGGGCTTCGCGACCAGACAGGTCCACGCGGGCCTCGACGACACCGACCCGCACCGCCCGCGCGCCACGCCGATCCATCTGACCGCAGGGTTCGTCTTCGACGACTTCGACCAGGGCCACGCCCGGTTCACGGGCACCGACGACGGCTACAGCTACTCTCGGGTCGGCAACCCGACGGTCGCAGCCGCCGAGCGTCGGATCGCCGACCTGGAGGGCGGGATCGGCGGCCTGCTGGTCGCCAGCGGCCAGGCCGCCACCTCGACGGCCGTGCTCGGGCTCGTCTCCAGCGGCGAGCACATCCTGTCGTCGTCGAGCATCTACGAGGGCACCAGGGAGCTGTTCCGCGACGACCTGGCCCGCCTCGGCATCGCCTCGGACTTCGTCGAGGACCACAACGATCTCGCGGCGTGGGAGGGCGGCATCCGTCCCTCCACGCGCGCCCTGTTCGCCGAGTCGATCCCCAACCCCAAGAACGACGTGCTCGACGTGCGGGCGCTCGCCGACCTGGCGCACCGGCACGGCATCCCGCTGATCATCGACAACACGCTCGCGACACCGTATCTGCTGCGCCCGCTCGAGCACGGCGCCGACATCGTCGTGCACTCGGCGAGCAAGTTCCTCGCCGGTCACGGCACGGTGCTCGGCGGCGTCATCGTCGACGGCGGGCGGTTCGAGTGGCAGCCCGATCGCTACCCGCAGCTCGCGCGCGACCGCGGACACGACGGACGCACCGTGGTCGAGCGCGCCGGCCGGTTCGCTCTGCTCGAGTACGCCCGCCGCGTCGCCATGCGGTACGGCCCCGTGCCGTCGCCGCTGAACGCCTTCCTCATCCAGCAGGGCGTCGAGACGCTGTCGCTGCGGGTGCAGCGGCAGTCGTCCACCGCGCTGCGCATCGCGGAGTGGCTCGCAGAGCAGCCCGCTGTCGAGTCGGTCGACTACAGCGGTCTTCCCACCAGCCCGCACCACGCGCTCGCCCAGCGCTACCTGCCGCGCGGTCAGGGCTCGGTGTTCTCGTTCACGGTGCAGGGCGGCCGCGAGGGCGCGCGCACGTTCACCGATGCGCTGCGCCTGTTCACCCGCATGACGCACCTCGGCGACACGCGGTCGCTCGTGCTGCACCCCGCCACCACCACCCACCATCTGCGCACCGACGACGAGCTGGCCGCTCGCGGGATCGGGCAGGGGCTGCTGCGCCTGTCGATCGGCATCGAGGAGCCGGAAGACCTCATCGCCGACCTCGACCAGGCGCTCGCCGCCGTCGCCGCGGAAGAACTCCTCACCAGAGCAGGACTGACATGA
- a CDS encoding NtaA/DmoA family FMN-dependent monooxygenase (This protein belongs to a clade of FMN-dependent monooxygenases, within a broader family of flavin-dependent oxidoreductases, the luciferase-like monooxygenase (LMM) family, some of whose members use coenzyme F420 rather than FMN.): MTRPQHFGWFLSRGFGPHGWARPYYEWGYQWQRPDLYQQSARELEQAGFDFVLIEDALSIGITPDTLGLRVRKAYGGPKHDPWTLAPYLFAATQHLGVIPTANPASHHPYLAARQFASLQHLSASRLGINVVTDVGSAHHFGTDRLPHDAAYDRAQEWLDALRLLWHSWDDDALIADPHTQIYADGSKIRAVQHRGEYFSFDGPLNAEPLPAGDPVVASPGGSPRGIDFAGTNSQIQLALSNLDVASIRSYRQKVRDSAAAHGRDPDEIKVLFVIKPIVAPSVEEADRIVRASETPDDGVLREVAEAWSSDLETDLTALDLDRPLDPAIFGDHVSKGTIRGLQGGFDSFADVPLRAILAGKARLGRVTDGRGGTVGTADEIADVIEELGDDAGNDGFIFSGDLHPVTIHRNLDELVPILRRRGILRADYSGGGLAANLGSF; the protein is encoded by the coding sequence ATGACCCGACCCCAGCACTTCGGCTGGTTCCTCTCCCGCGGCTTCGGCCCGCACGGCTGGGCACGGCCCTACTACGAGTGGGGCTACCAGTGGCAGCGGCCCGACCTGTACCAGCAGTCCGCACGGGAGCTCGAGCAGGCAGGGTTCGACTTCGTGCTCATCGAGGACGCCCTCTCGATCGGCATCACCCCCGACACCCTGGGTCTGCGGGTACGTAAGGCCTATGGGGGTCCGAAGCACGACCCGTGGACGCTCGCGCCGTACCTGTTCGCCGCGACGCAGCACCTCGGGGTGATCCCGACGGCGAACCCGGCATCCCACCACCCGTACCTCGCGGCGCGGCAGTTCGCCTCCCTGCAGCACCTGTCCGCGAGCCGGCTCGGCATCAACGTCGTCACCGACGTGGGCAGCGCTCACCACTTCGGCACGGACCGCCTGCCGCACGACGCCGCCTACGACCGTGCGCAGGAGTGGCTCGACGCGCTCCGGCTGCTCTGGCACAGCTGGGACGACGACGCGCTCATCGCCGACCCGCACACGCAGATCTACGCCGACGGCTCCAAGATCCGGGCCGTCCAGCACCGCGGCGAGTACTTCTCCTTCGACGGCCCGCTGAACGCCGAGCCCCTCCCGGCCGGCGACCCGGTCGTCGCCTCCCCCGGCGGTTCGCCGCGGGGCATCGACTTCGCCGGCACCAACTCGCAGATCCAGCTCGCACTGTCGAACCTCGACGTCGCCAGCATCCGCTCCTATCGCCAGAAGGTCCGCGACTCGGCGGCCGCACACGGCCGCGACCCCGACGAGATCAAGGTGCTCTTCGTCATCAAGCCCATCGTGGCGCCGAGCGTCGAGGAGGCCGACCGCATCGTCCGAGCCTCCGAGACACCGGACGACGGTGTGCTGCGCGAAGTGGCCGAGGCATGGTCCAGCGATCTGGAGACCGATCTCACGGCGCTCGACCTCGATCGCCCGCTCGACCCGGCGATCTTCGGCGACCACGTGTCCAAGGGCACGATCCGCGGGCTGCAGGGCGGCTTCGACTCCTTCGCCGACGTGCCGCTGCGCGCCATCCTGGCCGGCAAGGCGCGCCTCGGCCGGGTCACCGACGGGCGGGGCGGCACGGTGGGCACCGCCGACGAGATCGCCGATGTCATCGAAGAGCTCGGCGACGACGCGGGCAACGACGGCTTCATCTTCTCGGGCGACCTTCACCCCGTGACCATCCACCGCAACCTCGACGAGCTGGTCCCGATCCTGCGCCGGCGCGGCATCCTCCGCGCGGACTACTCCGGCGGAGGGCTGGCCGCGAACCTCGGGTCGTTCTGA